In one Drosophila pseudoobscura strain MV-25-SWS-2005 chromosome X, UCI_Dpse_MV25, whole genome shotgun sequence genomic region, the following are encoded:
- the tral gene encoding protein LSM14 homolog B-A isoform X3 — MSGGLPELGSKISLISKADIRYEGRLYTVDPQECTIALSSVRSFGTEDRDTQFQIAPQSQIYDYILFRGSDIKDIRVVNNHTLPHHNDPAIMQAHLQNGPPQVMPQHFPMPNSMNAPPQQQQQQHGAPSMGGSSGGPAPGAPGASYGNGNPFGNLGASNLGMVGNSGGGSLAPGAGAPGGGPFMHIGGNQQQQQSKPQQQQKQSNMLAGASRSTTPISLIVSPTAELTQQQQLHQQQQSAAQGMRDGMARDAGHKRQNHQQQQQQQQSQQQQRGGPNNMQPQQQQQRNTNDFYHQQRDRRDSGRQLDNNYSNNYNNNQRNNRGGGNGMQQQRGGGGGGAGGGGGNGGGGQNAWNMHRGGPQSSNNMNNMSRNRGMGSRGPMRPNQGYRPNSANQNKPRNKIKFEGDFDFEQANNKFEELRTQLAKLKVADEAANKTATATTDPTTAGAAAATATTVAPTNEPQLNGETDKKDDSGNETGAGEHEPEDEDVHVGYDKTKSFFDNISCEAAQDRKGKKNDWRQERKLNTETFGVGSTRRGSYRGRNHYYNNNNGMGGGAGAGSGMNTGYGGAPGYNRNNYRMGGGGNYRNRSNNRNSNNNGNRGQPQQQLNPMPNGNVSAAAAIKAANNAAAAAAGGAGANNVDAPATAAATKSAASLMPEQKQQVAAVSQ, encoded by the exons ATGAGTGGGGGATTGCCGGAGTTGGGCTCGAAAATCAGCCTAATTTCGAAGGCGGACATCAGGTATGAGGGCCGCTTGTACACGGTGGATCCGCAGGAGTGCACCATTGCTCTCTCAAGTG tGCGATCCTTCGGAACAGAAGACCGTGACACACAGTTCCAGATCGCGCCGCAGTCTCAGATCTACGACTACATTCTCTTTCGGGGCTCGGACATTAAGGATATTCGCGTCGTCAACAATCACACGCTGCCGCACCACAATGATCCGGCGATTATGCAAGCCCACCTGCAGAATGGCCCGCCCCAAGTCATGCCGCAGCACTTTCCCATGCCGAATTCCATGAACGCACcgcctcagcagcagcaacagcaacatggCGCCCCGTCCATGGGTGGATCCAGCGGAGGTCCGGCTCCTGGTGCCCCAGGTGCCAGCTATGGCAACGGCAATCCATTTGGCAATCTGGGTGCTTCCAACCTAGGAATGGTGGGCAATTCAGGCGGCGGCTCTTTGGCGCCCGGTGCTGGAGCACCAGGCGGAGGACCCTTCATGCACATTGGCGGcaatcagcaacagcagcagtcaaagccccagcagcagcagaagcaatcAA ACATGCTTGCCGGCGCCTCACGATCGACGACGCCCATTAGCCTGATCGTCAGTCCTACGGCGGAGCTgacccaacagcagcagttgcatcagcagcagcagagcgccGCCCAGGGAATGAGGGATGGTATGGCGCGCGATGCTGGTCATAAGCGTCAGAAccatcagcaacaacagcagcagcaacagtcccagcagcagcagcgtggcGGACCCAACAATatgcagccccagcagcagcagcagcggaacaCCAACGACTTCTACCACCAGCAGCGTGATCGTCGCGATTCTGGCCGTCAATTGGACAACAACTACAGTAACAATTACAATAACAATCAACGAAACAATCGCGGCGGCGGAAACGGCATGCAGCAACAgcgtggtggcggcggcggtggagcTGGCGGTGGAGGAGGTAACGGCGGCGGTGGCCAAAACGCGTGGAATATGCATCGCGGCGGTCCACAGAGCTCTAACAATATGAACAATATGTCGCGTAACCGTGGTATGGGATCCCGAGGCCCAATGCGACCAAATCAG GGCTATCGTCCGAACTCGGCCAACCAGAACAAACCTCGTAACAAGATCAAGTTTGAGGGCGACTTTGATTTCGAGCAGGCCAACAATAAATTCGAAGAGCTGCGCACCCAACTGGCCAAGCTCAAGGTGGCCGATGAGGCAGCCAACAAGacggcaacagcaactactgatccaacaacagcaggagcagcagcagcaacagcaacaacagtagcTCCAACCAATGAACCACAG TTGAATGGTGAGACCGACAAGAAGGACGATTCTGGCAATGAGACCGGCGCTGGTGAGCATGAGCCCGAGGATGAGGATGTTCATGTGGGCTACGACAAAACCAAGTCATTCTTCGACAACATCTCTTGCGAGGCTGCTCAGGATCGCAAGGGCAAGAAGAATGATTGGCGCCAGGAGCGCAAATTGAATACCGAGACATTTGGGGTTGGATCCACACGTCGCGGCAG CTATCGCGGACGCAACCattactacaacaacaacaatggaatGGGCGGAGGCGCTGGTGCTGGTAGTGGCATGAACACGGGCTACGGCGGTGCGCCCGGCTATAATCGCAACAACTATCGCATGGGAGGTGGCGGAAACTACCGGAACCGTAGCAACAACcggaacagcaacaacaacggcaaccggggccagccgcagcaacagctaAACCCAATGCCCAATGGCAACGTGAGCGCAGCCGCAGCGATCAAGGCAGCCaacaatgcagcagcagcagcagcaggaggcgcTGGTGCCAATAATGTGGATGCCCCTGCAACAGCCGCAGCGACGAAGTCAGCAGCGTCCCTCATGCCGGAGCAAAAGCAACAGGTGGCGGCAGTCT CACAATAA
- the tral gene encoding protein LSM14 homolog B isoform X1, producing the protein MSGGLPELGSKISLISKADIRYEGRLYTVDPQECTIALSSVRSFGTEDRDTQFQIAPQSQIYDYILFRGSDIKDIRVVNNHTLPHHNDPAIMQAHLQNGPPQVMPQHFPMPNSMNAPPQQQQQQHGAPSMGGSSGGPAPGAPGASYGNGNPFGNLGASNLGMVGNSGGGSLAPGAGAPGGGPFMHIGGNQQQQQSKPQQQQKQSISVLDMLAGASRSTTPISLIVSPTAELTQQQQLHQQQQSAAQGMRDGMARDAGHKRQNHQQQQQQQQSQQQQRGGPNNMQPQQQQQRNTNDFYHQQRDRRDSGRQLDNNYSNNYNNNQRNNRGGGNGMQQQRGGGGGGAGGGGGNGGGGQNAWNMHRGGPQSSNNMNNMSRNRGMGSRGPMRPNQGYRPNSANQNKPRNKIKFEGDFDFEQANNKFEELRTQLAKLKVADEAANKTATATTDPTTAGAAAATATTVAPTNEPQLNGETDKKDDSGNETGAGEHEPEDEDVHVGYDKTKSFFDNISCEAAQDRKGKKNDWRQERKLNTETFGVGSTRRGSYRGRNHYYNNNNGMGGGAGAGSGMNTGYGGAPGYNRNNYRMGGGGNYRNRSNNRNSNNNGNRGQPQQQLNPMPNGNVSAAAAIKAANNAAAAAAGGAGANNVDAPATAAATKSAASLMPEQKQQVAAVSQ; encoded by the exons ATGAGTGGGGGATTGCCGGAGTTGGGCTCGAAAATCAGCCTAATTTCGAAGGCGGACATCAGGTATGAGGGCCGCTTGTACACGGTGGATCCGCAGGAGTGCACCATTGCTCTCTCAAGTG tGCGATCCTTCGGAACAGAAGACCGTGACACACAGTTCCAGATCGCGCCGCAGTCTCAGATCTACGACTACATTCTCTTTCGGGGCTCGGACATTAAGGATATTCGCGTCGTCAACAATCACACGCTGCCGCACCACAATGATCCGGCGATTATGCAAGCCCACCTGCAGAATGGCCCGCCCCAAGTCATGCCGCAGCACTTTCCCATGCCGAATTCCATGAACGCACcgcctcagcagcagcaacagcaacatggCGCCCCGTCCATGGGTGGATCCAGCGGAGGTCCGGCTCCTGGTGCCCCAGGTGCCAGCTATGGCAACGGCAATCCATTTGGCAATCTGGGTGCTTCCAACCTAGGAATGGTGGGCAATTCAGGCGGCGGCTCTTTGGCGCCCGGTGCTGGAGCACCAGGCGGAGGACCCTTCATGCACATTGGCGGcaatcagcaacagcagcagtcaaagccccagcagcagcagaagcaatcAA TTTCCGTTTTAGACATGCTTGCCGGCGCCTCACGATCGACGACGCCCATTAGCCTGATCGTCAGTCCTACGGCGGAGCTgacccaacagcagcagttgcatcagcagcagcagagcgccGCCCAGGGAATGAGGGATGGTATGGCGCGCGATGCTGGTCATAAGCGTCAGAAccatcagcaacaacagcagcagcaacagtcccagcagcagcagcgtggcGGACCCAACAATatgcagccccagcagcagcagcagcggaacaCCAACGACTTCTACCACCAGCAGCGTGATCGTCGCGATTCTGGCCGTCAATTGGACAACAACTACAGTAACAATTACAATAACAATCAACGAAACAATCGCGGCGGCGGAAACGGCATGCAGCAACAgcgtggtggcggcggcggtggagcTGGCGGTGGAGGAGGTAACGGCGGCGGTGGCCAAAACGCGTGGAATATGCATCGCGGCGGTCCACAGAGCTCTAACAATATGAACAATATGTCGCGTAACCGTGGTATGGGATCCCGAGGCCCAATGCGACCAAATCAG GGCTATCGTCCGAACTCGGCCAACCAGAACAAACCTCGTAACAAGATCAAGTTTGAGGGCGACTTTGATTTCGAGCAGGCCAACAATAAATTCGAAGAGCTGCGCACCCAACTGGCCAAGCTCAAGGTGGCCGATGAGGCAGCCAACAAGacggcaacagcaactactgatccaacaacagcaggagcagcagcagcaacagcaacaacagtagcTCCAACCAATGAACCACAG TTGAATGGTGAGACCGACAAGAAGGACGATTCTGGCAATGAGACCGGCGCTGGTGAGCATGAGCCCGAGGATGAGGATGTTCATGTGGGCTACGACAAAACCAAGTCATTCTTCGACAACATCTCTTGCGAGGCTGCTCAGGATCGCAAGGGCAAGAAGAATGATTGGCGCCAGGAGCGCAAATTGAATACCGAGACATTTGGGGTTGGATCCACACGTCGCGGCAG CTATCGCGGACGCAACCattactacaacaacaacaatggaatGGGCGGAGGCGCTGGTGCTGGTAGTGGCATGAACACGGGCTACGGCGGTGCGCCCGGCTATAATCGCAACAACTATCGCATGGGAGGTGGCGGAAACTACCGGAACCGTAGCAACAACcggaacagcaacaacaacggcaaccggggccagccgcagcaacagctaAACCCAATGCCCAATGGCAACGTGAGCGCAGCCGCAGCGATCAAGGCAGCCaacaatgcagcagcagcagcagcaggaggcgcTGGTGCCAATAATGTGGATGCCCCTGCAACAGCCGCAGCGACGAAGTCAGCAGCGTCCCTCATGCCGGAGCAAAAGCAACAGGTGGCGGCAGTCT CACAATAA
- the Gcn5 gene encoding histone acetyltransferase KAT2A codes for MSGGPSVTLKSQPIDGSNSGNAAAQQQQQSANGAASSANQGQGGNTNGSAGVSGGAPAQEGTRQNSLQRIQQRKQKVFNLPLPQKVAKLSMYSACQAEGCRCTGWKTPQENRHRDVESSYCPEFNEECRNSSCRHSLRTHIAHLDNITSSSMDELLGAIIDMENLFMSMQRVEDEDTKKVYLYLFRLLRQCVLTRQQAVIRGPLGDPPFESPCITKAVLSLVFYKYQHLNPTELQTMTEVAKTFLNFLNHYNFESPSTRRGELAHEDASNYKINYTRWLVFCHVPAFCNSLRQFETSLVFGRTLLRTVFQYMSQQLKKKCISERDRFPEDKRSIITQMPKFLEALRAELLKDDSPIWDPNYRPPNSFVIQQRKRNQEAAAPPAPGGGAAAIGSNKRSSVGEPLHKRPKKETLERPISENLDDLPTDVVMRAMKSVSESKTTNKSEILFPVNVSRDENVKAEEQKRAIEFHVVGNSLTKPVDKQTILWLFGLQLVFAYQLPEMPREYISQLVFDTKHKTLALIKESQPIGGICFRPFPSQGFTEIVFCAVTMAEQVKGYGTHLMNHLKDYSIQRGIKHLLTFADCDAIGYFKKQGFSKDIKLARPVYAGYIKEYDSATLMHCELHPTIVNTQFIAVIRNQSEILKELIAQRHNEVQKVRAGLTCFKEGVRSIPVESIPGLMEIGWKPQMRPARSARPLEESSDPEKLATSFASVLQSVRQHTTAWPFLRPVTAAEVPDYYDHIKYPMDLKTMGERLKKGYYQTRRLFMADMARIFSNCRFYNSPETEYYRCANSLERYFQTKMRELGLWDK; via the exons ATGTCTGGTGGTCCCTCAGTAACGCTAAAAAGTCAACCAATTGATGGGAGTAACAGCGGAAATGCTGCagcgcaacagcagcagcaatctgCGAATGGCGCAGCGTCTTCAGCGAACCAGGGCCAAGGCGGCAACACCAATGGTAGCGCTGGGGTAAGCGGCGGTGCGCCCGCACAAGAGGGCACCCGCCAGAACAGCTTGCAGCGCATCCAGCAGCGAAAGCAAAAGGTATTCaacctgcccctgccccagaaGGTGGCCAAGCTGTCGATGTACTCGGCCTGCCAGGCTGAAGGCTGCCGTTGCACCGGATGGAAAACACCTCAGGAGAACAGGCATCGTGATGTGGAGTCGTCTTACTGTCCAGAATTCAACGAGGAATGTCGCAACTCCAGCTGCCGTCATTCCCTGCGAACGCACATCGCCCACTTGGACAATATAACCAGCTCCAGCATGGACGAGCTTCTGGGTGCCATTATTGATATGGAAAATCTGTTCATGTCCATGCAGCGAGTGGAAGATGAGGATACCAAAAAGGTATATTTGTATCTGTTCCGCCTGTTGCGTCAGTGCGTCCTGACGCGCCAGCAAGCTGTCATTCGTGGCCCTTTGGGTGATCCCCCGTTCGAGTCGCCATGCATTACAAAGGCAGTTTTGTCCCTGGTCTTCTACAAATACCAGCACCTTAACCCGACTGAGCTACAAACAATGACTGAGGTGGCAAAAACGTTTTTAAACTTTCTCAACCACTACAATTTCGAGTCGCCTTCAACGAGGCGCGGCGAACTAGCCCATGAGGATGCGTCCAACTATAAGATCAACTATACCCGCTGGCTTGTCTTCTGTCATGTTCCTGCTTTTTGCAATTCTTTGCGCCAGTTCGAGACCTCGCTGGTGTTCGGACGCACCCTTCTGCGCACCGTGTTCCAGTACATGTCGCAGCAGCTAAAGAAGAAGTGCATTTCGGAACGAGATCGCTTTCCGGAAGACAAGCGGTCCATTATAACGCAAATGCCAAAGTTTCTTGAGGCGCTGCGAGCAGAGCTTTTGAAAGATGACTCCCCCATATGGGATCCCAACTATCGTCCACCCAATTCATTTGTCATCCAGCAACGGAAGCGCAATCAGGAAGCGGCGGCACCACCAGCACCTGGTGGCGGTGCAGCTGCCATTGGCAGCAATAAACGCTCAAGCGTGGGGGAACCACTTCACAAGAGACCCAAAAAGGAAACGCTCGAGCGCCCCATCAG TGAGAACTTGGACGATCTTCCTACAGATGTGGTAATGCGTGCCATGAAATCGGTGTCCGAGtcgaaaacaacaaacaagtcGGAAATTCTCTTCCCGGTCAATGTGTCACGGGATGAGAACGTCAAGGCCGAGGAGCAGAAGCGCGCCATTGAGTTCCATGTGGTGGGCAACTCCCTAACGAAGCCAGTGGATAAGCAGACAATCCTGTGGCTCTTCGGTCTGCAGCTTGTCTTTGCCTACCAACTCCCCGAAATGCCCCGCGAGTATATAAGCCAGCTAGTGTTTGACACAAAGCACAAAACCCTTGCCCTCATCAAGGAAAGCCAGCCAATCGGGGGCATATGCTTCCGTCCGTTTCCATCGCAGGGATTCACAGAAATCGTGTTCTGTGCCGTCACCATGGCGGAGCAGGTTAAGGGTTATGGCACCCATTTGATGAACCATCTGAAGGATTACAGTATTCAGCGCGGTATTAAGCATCTGCTCACATTTGCCGATTGCGATGCCATCGGATATTTTAAGAAGCAAGGATTCTCCAAGGACATTAAGCTGGCTCGTCCCGTCTATGCCGGCTATATAAAGGAATACGATAGCGCCACTTTGATGCACTGCGAGCTGCATCCAACCATTGTAAACACGCAATTTATTGCGG tgATCAGAAATCAAAGCGAAATTCTGAAAGAGCTCATTGCTCAGCGACACAATGAAGTGCAGAAAGTTAGAGCTGGTTTAACTTGCTTTAAGGAAGGGGTTCGGTCTATACCGGTCGAGTCCATTCCTGGCCTCATGGAAATCGGTTGGAAGCCACAAATGCGCCCAGCTCGATCGGCCCGACCCTTGGAGGAATCGTCGGATCCAGAGAAACTGGCCACATCATTCGCGTCTGTCCTTCAATCAGTCCGCCAGCATACCACGGCATGGCCCTTTTTGCGTCCAGTGACTGCTGCGGAAGTGCCCGACTATTACGACCACATCAAGTATCCCATGGACTTGAAGACGATGGGCGAACGTTTAAAGAAGGGTTACTATCAAACACGTCGCCTGTTCATGGCAGACATGGCACGCATTTTCTCAAACTGTCGCTTTTACAACTCCCCCGAAACCGAGTACTATCGCTGTGCCAATTCGTTGGAGCGCTATTTTCAAACGAAAATGCGCGAACTGGGACTGTGGGACAAATGA
- the tral gene encoding protein LSM14 homolog B isoform X2 — protein sequence MSGGLPELGSKISLISKADIRYEGRLYTVDPQECTIALSSVRSFGTEDRDTQFQIAPQSQIYDYILFRGSDIKDIRVVNNHTLPHHNDPAIMQAHLQNGPPQVMPQHFPMPNSMNAPPQQQQQQHGAPSMGGSSGGPAPGAPGASYGNGNPFGNLGASNLGMVGNSGGGSLAPGAGAPGGGPFMHIGGNQQQQQSKPQQQQKQSISVLDMLAGASRSTTPISLIVSPTAELTQQQQLHQQQQSAAQGMRDGMARDAGHKRQNHQQQQQQQQSQQQQRGGPNNMQPQQQQQRNTNDFYHQQRDRRDSGRQLDNNYSNNYNNNQRNNRGGGNGMQQQRGGGGGGAGGGGGNGGGGQNAWNMHRGGPQSSNNMNNMSRNRGMGSRGPMRPNQGYRPNSANQNKPRNKIKFEGDFDFEQANNKFEELRTQLAKLKVADEAANKTATATTDPTTAGAAAATATTVAPTNEPQLNGETDKKDDSGNETGAGEHEPEDEDVHVGYDKTKSFFDNISCEAAQDRKGKKNDWRQERKLNTETFGVGSTRRGSYRGRNHYYNNNNGMGGGAGAGSGMNTGYGGAPGYNRNNYRMGGGGNYRNRSNNRNSNNNGNRGQPQQQLNPMPNGNVSAAAAIKAANNAAAAAAGGAGANNVDAPATAAATKSAASLMPEQKQQVAAVCK from the exons ATGAGTGGGGGATTGCCGGAGTTGGGCTCGAAAATCAGCCTAATTTCGAAGGCGGACATCAGGTATGAGGGCCGCTTGTACACGGTGGATCCGCAGGAGTGCACCATTGCTCTCTCAAGTG tGCGATCCTTCGGAACAGAAGACCGTGACACACAGTTCCAGATCGCGCCGCAGTCTCAGATCTACGACTACATTCTCTTTCGGGGCTCGGACATTAAGGATATTCGCGTCGTCAACAATCACACGCTGCCGCACCACAATGATCCGGCGATTATGCAAGCCCACCTGCAGAATGGCCCGCCCCAAGTCATGCCGCAGCACTTTCCCATGCCGAATTCCATGAACGCACcgcctcagcagcagcaacagcaacatggCGCCCCGTCCATGGGTGGATCCAGCGGAGGTCCGGCTCCTGGTGCCCCAGGTGCCAGCTATGGCAACGGCAATCCATTTGGCAATCTGGGTGCTTCCAACCTAGGAATGGTGGGCAATTCAGGCGGCGGCTCTTTGGCGCCCGGTGCTGGAGCACCAGGCGGAGGACCCTTCATGCACATTGGCGGcaatcagcaacagcagcagtcaaagccccagcagcagcagaagcaatcAA TTTCCGTTTTAGACATGCTTGCCGGCGCCTCACGATCGACGACGCCCATTAGCCTGATCGTCAGTCCTACGGCGGAGCTgacccaacagcagcagttgcatcagcagcagcagagcgccGCCCAGGGAATGAGGGATGGTATGGCGCGCGATGCTGGTCATAAGCGTCAGAAccatcagcaacaacagcagcagcaacagtcccagcagcagcagcgtggcGGACCCAACAATatgcagccccagcagcagcagcagcggaacaCCAACGACTTCTACCACCAGCAGCGTGATCGTCGCGATTCTGGCCGTCAATTGGACAACAACTACAGTAACAATTACAATAACAATCAACGAAACAATCGCGGCGGCGGAAACGGCATGCAGCAACAgcgtggtggcggcggcggtggagcTGGCGGTGGAGGAGGTAACGGCGGCGGTGGCCAAAACGCGTGGAATATGCATCGCGGCGGTCCACAGAGCTCTAACAATATGAACAATATGTCGCGTAACCGTGGTATGGGATCCCGAGGCCCAATGCGACCAAATCAG GGCTATCGTCCGAACTCGGCCAACCAGAACAAACCTCGTAACAAGATCAAGTTTGAGGGCGACTTTGATTTCGAGCAGGCCAACAATAAATTCGAAGAGCTGCGCACCCAACTGGCCAAGCTCAAGGTGGCCGATGAGGCAGCCAACAAGacggcaacagcaactactgatccaacaacagcaggagcagcagcagcaacagcaacaacagtagcTCCAACCAATGAACCACAG TTGAATGGTGAGACCGACAAGAAGGACGATTCTGGCAATGAGACCGGCGCTGGTGAGCATGAGCCCGAGGATGAGGATGTTCATGTGGGCTACGACAAAACCAAGTCATTCTTCGACAACATCTCTTGCGAGGCTGCTCAGGATCGCAAGGGCAAGAAGAATGATTGGCGCCAGGAGCGCAAATTGAATACCGAGACATTTGGGGTTGGATCCACACGTCGCGGCAG CTATCGCGGACGCAACCattactacaacaacaacaatggaatGGGCGGAGGCGCTGGTGCTGGTAGTGGCATGAACACGGGCTACGGCGGTGCGCCCGGCTATAATCGCAACAACTATCGCATGGGAGGTGGCGGAAACTACCGGAACCGTAGCAACAACcggaacagcaacaacaacggcaaccggggccagccgcagcaacagctaAACCCAATGCCCAATGGCAACGTGAGCGCAGCCGCAGCGATCAAGGCAGCCaacaatgcagcagcagcagcagcaggaggcgcTGGTGCCAATAATGTGGATGCCCCTGCAACAGCCGCAGCGACGAAGTCAGCAGCGTCCCTCATGCCGGAGCAAAAGCAACAGGTGGCGGCAGTCTGTAAGTGA
- the tral gene encoding protein LSM14 homolog B-A isoform X4 has product MSGGLPELGSKISLISKADIRYEGRLYTVDPQECTIALSSVRSFGTEDRDTQFQIAPQSQIYDYILFRGSDIKDIRVVNNHTLPHHNDPAIMQAHLQNGPPQVMPQHFPMPNSMNAPPQQQQQQHGAPSMGGSSGGPAPGAPGASYGNGNPFGNLGASNLGMVGNSGGGSLAPGAGAPGGGPFMHIGGNQQQQQSKPQQQQKQSNMLAGASRSTTPISLIVSPTAELTQQQQLHQQQQSAAQGMRDGMARDAGHKRQNHQQQQQQQQSQQQQRGGPNNMQPQQQQQRNTNDFYHQQRDRRDSGRQLDNNYSNNYNNNQRNNRGGGNGMQQQRGGGGGGAGGGGGNGGGGQNAWNMHRGGPQSSNNMNNMSRNRGMGSRGPMRPNQGYRPNSANQNKPRNKIKFEGDFDFEQANNKFEELRTQLAKLKVADEAANKTATATTDPTTAGAAAATATTVAPTNEPQLNGETDKKDDSGNETGAGEHEPEDEDVHVGYDKTKSFFDNISCEAAQDRKGKKNDWRQERKLNTETFGVGSTRRGSYRGRNHYYNNNNGMGGGAGAGSGMNTGYGGAPGYNRNNYRMGGGGNYRNRSNNRNSNNNGNRGQPQQQLNPMPNGNVSAAAAIKAANNAAAAAAGGAGANNVDAPATAAATKSAASLMPEQKQQVAAVCK; this is encoded by the exons ATGAGTGGGGGATTGCCGGAGTTGGGCTCGAAAATCAGCCTAATTTCGAAGGCGGACATCAGGTATGAGGGCCGCTTGTACACGGTGGATCCGCAGGAGTGCACCATTGCTCTCTCAAGTG tGCGATCCTTCGGAACAGAAGACCGTGACACACAGTTCCAGATCGCGCCGCAGTCTCAGATCTACGACTACATTCTCTTTCGGGGCTCGGACATTAAGGATATTCGCGTCGTCAACAATCACACGCTGCCGCACCACAATGATCCGGCGATTATGCAAGCCCACCTGCAGAATGGCCCGCCCCAAGTCATGCCGCAGCACTTTCCCATGCCGAATTCCATGAACGCACcgcctcagcagcagcaacagcaacatggCGCCCCGTCCATGGGTGGATCCAGCGGAGGTCCGGCTCCTGGTGCCCCAGGTGCCAGCTATGGCAACGGCAATCCATTTGGCAATCTGGGTGCTTCCAACCTAGGAATGGTGGGCAATTCAGGCGGCGGCTCTTTGGCGCCCGGTGCTGGAGCACCAGGCGGAGGACCCTTCATGCACATTGGCGGcaatcagcaacagcagcagtcaaagccccagcagcagcagaagcaatcAA ACATGCTTGCCGGCGCCTCACGATCGACGACGCCCATTAGCCTGATCGTCAGTCCTACGGCGGAGCTgacccaacagcagcagttgcatcagcagcagcagagcgccGCCCAGGGAATGAGGGATGGTATGGCGCGCGATGCTGGTCATAAGCGTCAGAAccatcagcaacaacagcagcagcaacagtcccagcagcagcagcgtggcGGACCCAACAATatgcagccccagcagcagcagcagcggaacaCCAACGACTTCTACCACCAGCAGCGTGATCGTCGCGATTCTGGCCGTCAATTGGACAACAACTACAGTAACAATTACAATAACAATCAACGAAACAATCGCGGCGGCGGAAACGGCATGCAGCAACAgcgtggtggcggcggcggtggagcTGGCGGTGGAGGAGGTAACGGCGGCGGTGGCCAAAACGCGTGGAATATGCATCGCGGCGGTCCACAGAGCTCTAACAATATGAACAATATGTCGCGTAACCGTGGTATGGGATCCCGAGGCCCAATGCGACCAAATCAG GGCTATCGTCCGAACTCGGCCAACCAGAACAAACCTCGTAACAAGATCAAGTTTGAGGGCGACTTTGATTTCGAGCAGGCCAACAATAAATTCGAAGAGCTGCGCACCCAACTGGCCAAGCTCAAGGTGGCCGATGAGGCAGCCAACAAGacggcaacagcaactactgatccaacaacagcaggagcagcagcagcaacagcaacaacagtagcTCCAACCAATGAACCACAG TTGAATGGTGAGACCGACAAGAAGGACGATTCTGGCAATGAGACCGGCGCTGGTGAGCATGAGCCCGAGGATGAGGATGTTCATGTGGGCTACGACAAAACCAAGTCATTCTTCGACAACATCTCTTGCGAGGCTGCTCAGGATCGCAAGGGCAAGAAGAATGATTGGCGCCAGGAGCGCAAATTGAATACCGAGACATTTGGGGTTGGATCCACACGTCGCGGCAG CTATCGCGGACGCAACCattactacaacaacaacaatggaatGGGCGGAGGCGCTGGTGCTGGTAGTGGCATGAACACGGGCTACGGCGGTGCGCCCGGCTATAATCGCAACAACTATCGCATGGGAGGTGGCGGAAACTACCGGAACCGTAGCAACAACcggaacagcaacaacaacggcaaccggggccagccgcagcaacagctaAACCCAATGCCCAATGGCAACGTGAGCGCAGCCGCAGCGATCAAGGCAGCCaacaatgcagcagcagcagcagcaggaggcgcTGGTGCCAATAATGTGGATGCCCCTGCAACAGCCGCAGCGACGAAGTCAGCAGCGTCCCTCATGCCGGAGCAAAAGCAACAGGTGGCGGCAGTCTGTAAGTGA